Proteins found in one Clostridia bacterium genomic segment:
- a CDS encoding 2-hydroxyacyl-CoA dehydratase, translated as MANLEERLNEVKIIARSPKAQFKKYLAAGKKVMGCFPMYVPEVIAHAAGMVPMGMWGAQTEQKLSKLYLPAFACPLMQSNMELGLRGTYEGMTAAMIPTMCDTFRCVSQNWKSGVKVPMISFSFPQNRKLAASVEFLETEYNHVKNCIEEILGTKITDEALENSVSIYNEHAKLMMKFADLVPDHLDVITPTVRHNVMKSAMFVEKSEHIEIMKDIIAGLEASPVYNWTGKRVVLTGITAEPESFLKIFEDNGLAVVADDLGQEMRQYRTLIPDEGKTVMERIARQWNNRFACPLAHDEEFSRGDHLLDLCNKTKATGVVVCLMKFCDPEEYDFPLYNKQLREAGIPSLSLDIDQQPTNYDQARTRLQAFAEIL; from the coding sequence ATGGCTAATCTTGAAGAAAGACTCAATGAAGTAAAGATAATCGCAAGAAGCCCCAAGGCGCAGTTCAAAAAATATTTGGCGGCAGGCAAAAAGGTAATGGGCTGCTTCCCCATGTACGTTCCCGAGGTAATAGCTCACGCGGCAGGCATGGTGCCGATGGGCATGTGGGGCGCTCAGACGGAGCAGAAGCTCTCAAAGCTCTATCTTCCGGCGTTCGCGTGTCCGCTCATGCAGTCGAATATGGAGCTCGGTCTTCGCGGCACTTACGAGGGCATGACGGCGGCAATGATCCCCACGATGTGCGACACCTTCCGCTGCGTATCGCAGAACTGGAAGTCCGGCGTCAAGGTTCCCATGATATCGTTCAGCTTCCCGCAGAACAGAAAGCTCGCGGCTTCGGTGGAATTCCTTGAGACCGAATACAATCACGTAAAGAACTGCATCGAGGAAATTCTCGGCACGAAGATAACCGACGAGGCTCTTGAAAACAGCGTTAGTATTTACAACGAGCACGCAAAGCTTATGATGAAGTTCGCCGACCTCGTACCCGATCACCTCGACGTTATTACGCCAACCGTTCGCCATAACGTAATGAAGAGCGCCATGTTCGTTGAGAAGAGCGAGCATATCGAGATAATGAAGGATATCATAGCAGGCCTTGAGGCAAGCCCCGTATACAACTGGACCGGCAAGCGCGTAGTGCTCACCGGTATAACTGCGGAGCCAGAAAGCTTCCTTAAGATATTTGAGGACAACGGCCTTGCAGTAGTTGCAGACGACCTCGGCCAGGAAATGCGCCAGTACCGCACGCTTATCCCCGACGAGGGCAAGACTGTTATGGAGCGCATCGCGCGTCAGTGGAACAACAGATTCGCATGCCCCCTCGCTCACGACGAAGAATTCTCGCGCGGCGACCATCTTTTAGACCTCTGCAATAAGACGAAGGCTACGGGCGTTGTCGTTTGCCTTATGAAGTTCTGCGACCCCGAGGAGTACGACTTCCCGCTTTACAACAAGCAGCTTCGCGAAGCCGGCATTCCGTCGCTCTCGCTCGATATCGACCAGCAGCCGACGAATTACGACCAGGCGCGCACCAGACTTCAGGCTTTCGCCGAGATACTGTAA